The Holophagales bacterium genome has a segment encoding these proteins:
- a CDS encoding MFS transporter: MTSPVSPRFDPKRRRAVTFALLLVTALASFESTVVSTAMPTIIGDLHGLSLYSWVFSVYLLTSTISMPLFGRLADLYGRRRVLLVATALFLGGALVCALARSMPQLIAARALQGLGAGGLMPVALTVTGDLYSIQERAKVQGLFSGVWGVASLIGPLLGAFLTVSFGWRSIFTINLPLGLLAFALVATQMVETREKRRDPLDLAGAATLAVGVTALLFAVLHRAGPGSLGLLARGGLLLLAVAFLAAFARLQGRREHPLIPPDLFTRVETAAPYLSGVLIGTSIYGVDTFVPLFVQGARGGSAGAAGAVVTPLVFGWSLSAAIAARFIVRAGFRRTARAGALLILAGFAGLGLAALLGAGVGWISLACGLVGLGLGPSSLSQVLVIQHVVPEKRRGIATSLVPFSRTVGGSIGVGALGGILAAGLAQRLGPAADTAGHLLDGGAATSPALRLAIERSLLPVFAVLFVLAAVNLLVTGRYRAGTDGVG, translated from the coding sequence GTGACGTCCCCCGTCTCCCCCCGCTTCGACCCGAAACGCCGCCGCGCGGTGACCTTCGCGCTGCTCCTCGTCACGGCGCTCGCCTCCTTCGAGTCGACGGTCGTCTCGACGGCGATGCCCACGATCATCGGCGACCTCCACGGCCTCTCCCTCTACTCGTGGGTCTTCTCCGTCTACCTCCTCACCTCCACGATCTCGATGCCGCTCTTCGGGCGCCTCGCCGACCTCTACGGCCGCCGGCGGGTCCTCCTCGTCGCGACCGCCCTCTTCCTCGGCGGCGCGCTCGTCTGCGCTCTCGCCCGCTCGATGCCGCAGCTCATCGCGGCCAGGGCGCTCCAGGGCCTCGGGGCGGGCGGCCTCATGCCCGTCGCGCTCACCGTCACGGGAGACCTCTACTCGATCCAGGAACGCGCGAAGGTCCAGGGCCTCTTCAGCGGCGTGTGGGGCGTCGCCAGCCTCATCGGCCCGCTCCTCGGGGCGTTCCTCACCGTCTCGTTCGGCTGGCGGTCGATCTTCACCATCAACCTCCCGCTCGGCCTCCTGGCCTTCGCTCTCGTGGCGACGCAGATGGTCGAGACGCGGGAGAAGCGGCGCGACCCGCTCGACCTGGCGGGCGCGGCCACGCTCGCCGTCGGCGTCACCGCGCTTCTCTTCGCGGTCCTCCATCGGGCGGGCCCCGGCTCCCTCGGGCTCCTCGCCCGCGGAGGCCTGTTGCTCCTGGCCGTCGCCTTCCTCGCCGCTTTCGCCCGCCTGCAGGGCCGACGCGAGCACCCGCTCATCCCCCCGGACCTCTTCACGCGCGTGGAGACGGCCGCGCCCTACCTCTCCGGGGTCCTGATCGGCACGAGCATCTACGGCGTCGACACGTTCGTGCCGCTCTTCGTCCAGGGGGCGCGGGGCGGGAGCGCCGGTGCCGCGGGCGCCGTCGTCACGCCGCTCGTCTTCGGCTGGTCGCTCTCGGCCGCGATCGCCGCGCGGTTCATCGTGCGGGCCGGCTTCCGCAGAACGGCCCGCGCCGGCGCGCTCCTCATCCTCGCCGGCTTCGCCGGGCTGGGCCTCGCCGCCCTCCTCGGCGCCGGTGTCGGCTGGATCAGCCTCGCCTGCGGGCTCGTCGGCCTCGGCCTCGGGCCGTCGTCGCTGAGCCAGGTCCTCGTCATCCAGCACGTCGTGCCGGAGAAGCGGCGCGGCATCGCCACCAGCCTCGTCCCCTTCTCGCGGACGGTCGGCGGCTCGATCGGCGTCGGCGCGCTGGGCGGCATCCTCGCCGCCGGCCTCGCCCAGAGGCTCGGCCCCGCGGCCGACACGGCCGGGCACCTCCTCGACGGTGGCGCCGCCACCTCGCCCGCGCTGCGCCTGGCCATCGAGCGGTCGCTCCTGCCGGTCTTCGCGGTGCTCTTCGTCCTCGCGGCGGTGAACCTCCTGGTGACGGGGCGGTACCGCGCGGGGACGGACGGCGTGGGCTGA
- a CDS encoding class I SAM-dependent methyltransferase, translated as MRAVWRVLVHEFFGPRIPEQGTVVDVGAGPCLFINEVRAARRIAVDANPTLAQSAGPGVEAVVDGDVDLPSIPDGTADTVFMSNFLEHLASPAEVLRALSAARRILRPGGEILVLQPNFRLSPARYFDFVDHVVILTDRSLVEGLEATGFTIRELRVRFLPFTSKSRIPKWPWAVSAYLRLRPLQWLLGGQTFVRARRATP; from the coding sequence ATGCGCGCGGTCTGGCGCGTCCTCGTTCACGAGTTCTTCGGTCCGAGAATCCCGGAGCAGGGGACGGTCGTCGACGTCGGCGCGGGGCCGTGCCTCTTCATCAACGAGGTGAGGGCGGCGCGCCGCATCGCGGTCGATGCGAACCCGACGCTCGCGCAGTCGGCCGGCCCCGGCGTCGAGGCCGTCGTCGACGGCGACGTCGACCTGCCGTCGATTCCCGACGGCACGGCCGACACGGTCTTCATGAGCAACTTCCTCGAGCATCTGGCCTCGCCGGCCGAGGTGCTCCGGGCCCTCTCCGCCGCCCGGCGCATCCTGCGACCGGGTGGAGAGATCCTGGTCCTTCAGCCGAATTTCCGGCTGAGTCCCGCCCGCTACTTCGACTTCGTCGACCACGTCGTCATCCTGACCGACCGGAGCCTCGTCGAGGGGCTCGAGGCGACGGGTTTCACGATCCGCGAGCTGCGCGTCCGCTTCCTCCCCTTCACGTCGAAGTCCCGGATCCCGAAGTGGCCCTGGGCCGTGTCGGCCTACCTGAGACTGCGGCCCCTTCAGTGGCTGCTCGGAGGGCAGACGTTCGTGCGTGCCCGGAGAGCGACGCCGTGA
- a CDS encoding L-glutamate gamma-semialdehyde dehydrogenase, with protein sequence MFLKRFTNDPIHDYSREDSVRGVARAVEAVRARFGETYPAIIDGKPVVTAKSIASLCPSNPEIVVGRISSCSREDVDRAMAAAKAAFATWSRTNPEERAETLLRLAALMRERRFELLALLAFEIGKDWYEADAEIAEAIDFCEYYARLALTHFQYHPLTRLSTEDNCYYYIPLGVGAVVTPWNFPLAILGGMTMAAVVAGNTVVLKPSSDTPILAHRLVEMAHEAGVPAGVINLVPGSGGEIGDYMVTHPDVRFVSFTGSAEVGLRINEIIARPAAGKKWMTRYVSEMGGKNAIIVDETADLDSASTGAVRSAFGFQGQKCSACSRLIVDRRVHGKLVEMVLAKAKLIPVGDPWEDPCVFTGPVANASAHKSILAAIETGKGEGRLLLGGHALDRAGWYIAPTIFDGVKAGSFLEQEEIFGPVLAIIPVDGFDEALAVANDTLYGLTGAVYSTSIDRIDRAKREYHAGNLYLNRGCTGALVGVHPFGGFNLSGTDSKAGGPDYLMNFTQGKTTSERITIARLAGIGV encoded by the coding sequence ATGTTTCTGAAGCGTTTCACGAACGATCCCATCCACGACTACAGCCGCGAAGACAGCGTCCGGGGCGTCGCCCGCGCCGTGGAGGCCGTCCGGGCTCGTTTCGGAGAAACGTACCCGGCCATCATCGACGGAAAGCCGGTCGTCACGGCGAAGTCGATCGCCTCGCTCTGCCCCTCGAACCCCGAGATCGTCGTCGGGCGGATCTCGAGCTGCTCGCGCGAGGACGTCGACCGGGCGATGGCCGCGGCGAAGGCCGCCTTCGCCACCTGGTCGCGGACGAATCCCGAGGAACGCGCCGAGACGCTCCTGCGCCTCGCCGCCCTCATGCGCGAGCGGCGGTTCGAGCTCCTCGCGCTGCTGGCGTTCGAGATCGGGAAGGACTGGTACGAAGCCGACGCCGAGATCGCGGAGGCGATCGACTTCTGCGAGTACTACGCGCGGCTCGCCCTGACCCACTTCCAGTACCACCCGCTCACGCGTCTCTCGACCGAGGACAACTGCTACTACTACATCCCCCTCGGCGTCGGTGCGGTCGTCACGCCGTGGAACTTCCCGCTCGCGATCCTCGGCGGGATGACGATGGCCGCGGTCGTCGCAGGAAACACCGTCGTCCTCAAGCCGAGCTCCGACACGCCGATCCTGGCGCACCGACTCGTCGAGATGGCCCACGAGGCCGGCGTCCCGGCGGGCGTCATCAACCTCGTGCCCGGCTCGGGCGGCGAGATCGGCGACTACATGGTGACGCACCCCGACGTGCGGTTCGTGTCGTTCACCGGGTCGGCCGAGGTGGGCCTCAGGATCAACGAGATCATCGCCAGGCCCGCCGCGGGGAAGAAGTGGATGACCCGCTACGTCTCCGAGATGGGCGGCAAGAACGCGATCATCGTCGACGAGACGGCCGACCTCGACTCTGCCTCGACCGGCGCCGTCCGGTCGGCGTTCGGCTTCCAGGGGCAGAAGTGCTCCGCCTGCTCACGCCTGATCGTCGACCGGCGCGTTCACGGCAAGCTCGTCGAGATGGTCCTCGCGAAGGCGAAGCTGATCCCCGTCGGCGACCCCTGGGAAGACCCCTGCGTTTTCACCGGCCCCGTCGCGAACGCCTCGGCCCACAAGAGCATCCTCGCGGCCATCGAGACAGGCAAGGGCGAAGGGAGGCTCCTCCTCGGCGGTCATGCGCTCGACCGCGCGGGCTGGTACATCGCCCCGACGATCTTCGACGGCGTGAAGGCCGGCTCGTTCCTCGAGCAGGAGGAGATCTTCGGACCGGTCCTCGCGATCATCCCGGTCGACGGGTTCGACGAAGCGCTCGCCGTCGCGAACGACACGCTGTACGGCCTGACCGGCGCGGTCTACTCCACCTCCATCGACCGCATCGACCGGGCCAAGCGCGAGTACCACGCCGGCAACCTCTACCTGAACCGGGGCTGCACGGGCGCGCTCGTCGGCGTCCACCCCTTCGGCGGCTTCAACCTCTCGGGAACCGACTCGAAGGCGGGAGGTCCCGACTACCTGATGAACTTCACGCAGGGAAAGACGACCTCCGAGAGGATCACGATCGCCCGCCTCGCGGGAATCGGCGTCTGA
- a CDS encoding transposase — MMGDSDPQATFFYNISLETFVPQEHPLRRIRPLVDGKAIRKACRDLYSTIGRPSIPPEQLFLALVGGYLLGVTSERRLVMELQCNMALRWFVGLNLDQNAWDASTFSQNRRRRFDASGVLEKLFDQTIKRAMDEGLVSRHVSADGTLVRANASFKSFVPIELAMDPEEYKKRLRAEDEKGPEGPQDPGNRAVDFRGQKRSNATHRSLTDPDCRFVSKGSSGTGAHPGYTVNALMENRHRFLLGLGVEVFRSSASETEGSVKLLDRAHRRLRYEPKTFGADKGFFSTGLIRTLLDRQIAPHIAADPRGRQPEHSRIRMRVRGVGYALSQRARKKIEELFGEAKDWHGLRRFRRRGLDRVRQETLLIGWVLNLKRLARALETRTEPA, encoded by the coding sequence ATGATGGGCGATTCGGATCCGCAGGCGACGTTCTTCTACAACATCTCGCTGGAGACATTCGTGCCGCAGGAGCACCCGCTGCGGAGGATTCGGCCTCTGGTGGACGGCAAGGCGATTCGGAAGGCCTGCCGGGACCTGTACTCGACGATCGGCCGTCCCTCGATCCCGCCCGAGCAGTTGTTCCTGGCGCTCGTTGGCGGATACCTGCTCGGCGTCACGAGCGAGCGGCGCCTGGTGATGGAACTGCAGTGCAACATGGCGTTGAGGTGGTTCGTCGGGCTGAACCTGGACCAGAACGCCTGGGACGCATCGACCTTCAGCCAGAACCGCCGGCGGCGCTTCGACGCATCGGGAGTGCTCGAGAAGCTGTTCGATCAGACGATCAAGCGGGCCATGGACGAGGGGCTCGTCAGCCGGCACGTGAGTGCCGACGGGACTCTCGTCCGGGCCAACGCGAGCTTCAAGAGCTTCGTGCCGATCGAGCTGGCGATGGACCCCGAGGAGTACAAGAAGCGGCTGAGGGCCGAGGACGAGAAGGGACCGGAGGGACCCCAGGATCCCGGGAATCGCGCCGTGGACTTCCGGGGCCAGAAGCGGTCGAACGCGACGCATAGATCGCTGACGGACCCTGATTGTCGCTTCGTCTCGAAGGGGTCCTCGGGAACGGGCGCCCATCCCGGCTACACCGTGAATGCCCTGATGGAGAACCGCCATCGTTTCCTTCTCGGCCTGGGCGTCGAAGTCTTCCGGTCCTCCGCCTCGGAGACCGAGGGGAGCGTGAAGCTTCTGGATCGCGCTCACCGCCGGCTCCGGTACGAGCCGAAGACCTTCGGCGCCGACAAGGGCTTCTTCAGCACCGGCCTGATTCGAACCCTGCTCGATCGCCAGATCGCCCCACACATCGCCGCCGACCCACGAGGCCGACAGCCGGAACACTCCCGTATCCGGATGCGTGTCCGAGGCGTCGGATACGCCCTCTCGCAGCGGGCGCGAAAGAAGATCGAGGAACTCTTCGGCGAGGCCAAGGACTGGCACGGGCTCCGACGATTCCGCCGTCGCGGGCTGGACCGAGTACGGCAGGAAACGCTGCTCATCGGCTGGGTCCTCAACCTCAAACGCCTCGCCAGGGCCCTGGAAACGAGGACCGAACCAGCATGA
- a CDS encoding ThiF family adenylyltransferase: MPWKADDRYSRQVLFRPLGEEGQARIRAARVLVAGCGGLGAESASLLARAGVGFLRIVDRDVVELSNLQRQALFEEADVREGLPKAVAAARRLARVNTDVEVEPVVVDMGPRNVRELIDGVDLVVDGFDSFEARFLLNDACVEKGLPWVYGACIGSTGLAALLVPGHTPCLRCLMPEIPEPGTSPTCDTAGILGPAAHLAASMQVGRALRWLATREAPSEAEVVYADVWEGRFTRVALPYRPGESRCPCCVERRFDFLSVETPQTAALCGRDSVQVRPLVPSRPDFASLAERLRPLGTVLANEHLLRFRTEEVELTLFSDGRAIVKGTTDPARARSLVARTFGV, from the coding sequence ATGCCCTGGAAAGCGGATGACCGGTATTCCCGCCAGGTGCTCTTCCGCCCGCTCGGCGAGGAGGGACAGGCCCGGATCCGCGCAGCCCGCGTCCTCGTCGCCGGCTGCGGCGGGCTGGGGGCCGAGTCGGCCAGCCTCCTCGCCCGGGCGGGAGTCGGGTTCCTCCGGATCGTCGACCGCGACGTCGTCGAGCTCTCGAACCTCCAGCGCCAGGCGCTCTTCGAGGAGGCCGACGTCCGCGAGGGACTCCCGAAGGCCGTCGCGGCCGCCCGGCGCCTGGCGCGCGTAAACACGGACGTCGAGGTGGAGCCCGTCGTCGTCGACATGGGCCCCAGAAACGTCCGCGAGCTGATCGACGGCGTCGACCTCGTCGTGGACGGCTTCGACAGCTTCGAGGCGCGCTTCCTCCTGAACGACGCCTGCGTCGAGAAGGGGCTCCCGTGGGTCTACGGAGCCTGCATCGGCTCGACGGGACTCGCGGCGCTCCTCGTCCCGGGCCACACCCCGTGCCTGCGCTGCCTGATGCCCGAGATCCCCGAGCCCGGCACCTCTCCCACCTGCGACACGGCGGGAATCCTCGGGCCGGCAGCGCACCTCGCCGCCTCGATGCAGGTCGGCCGCGCCCTCCGCTGGCTCGCGACCCGCGAAGCCCCTTCCGAGGCCGAGGTCGTCTACGCCGACGTCTGGGAGGGGCGCTTCACGCGCGTCGCCCTCCCGTACCGGCCCGGCGAAAGCCGCTGCCCCTGCTGCGTGGAGCGCCGGTTCGACTTCCTCTCCGTGGAGACCCCGCAGACGGCGGCGCTCTGTGGCCGCGATTCGGTCCAGGTCCGACCCCTGGTCCCCTCCCGCCCCGATTTCGCGTCGCTGGCCGAACGGCTGCGTCCGCTCGGGACGGTCCTCGCGAACGAGCACCTCCTCCGCTTCCGGACCGAGGAGGTCGAGCTGACGCTCTTCTCCGACGGCCGCGCGATCGTGAAGGGGACGACCGACCCGGCGCGGGCGCGGAGCCTCGTGGCGCGGACGTTCGGGGTCTGA
- a CDS encoding sulfur carrier protein ThiS codes for MTVRDVLKAKNYIFKLLIITVNGTLIPRGSYDEAPVPAGADVKVVHLISGG; via the coding sequence ATGACCGTCCGCGACGTCCTGAAGGCGAAGAACTACATCTTCAAGCTCCTGATCATCACGGTGAACGGGACTCTGATCCCGCGCGGGTCGTACGACGAGGCGCCGGTCCCCGCCGGCGCCGACGTCAAGGTCGTCCACCTCATCAGCGGGGGCTGA
- a CDS encoding aldehyde:ferredoxin oxidoreductase: protein MRAAHKVLLEVPFTPSEPYRGYNMRSLHIDLTTLTVTEKKVTQEMVDTFVGGRGFGLWYLWNATTPTTKWNDPENEIVISPGPIAGITQYPGTGKSLVVAISPLTDIPIDCNVGGYYGPLLKFCGFDALELQGKADREVVILVDGPRGVIRIEEAPLEPADSHICSEIFTHMYADGPTDLKNVSVVSAGKGSDHSLIGCLNFSFYDAKRKAARLKQAGRGGVGTVFRDKNLKALVVRGPVIKADLNHVADRARIQKVGSVINKEIHDLDAEQCNMKRQGTAHLVEVMDAYDLLPVKNFQYGNHPDTKNIASPVWDARFTQGIPDGCWYGCTMSCSKGADGHVVKTGPYKGDIVTVDGPEYENAAGLAANCGIFDPDWLLEVNFYCDTYGVDTISYGTLCAFAMECWQRGILNAERTGGLDLSWGNAESQMEILHQIARGEGFGLIAGQGVRKMKQIFAERGWGDMQLMTDIGMEVKGLEYSQYQSKESLAQQGGYALTNKGPQHDEAWLIFMDMVNKHLPTFEAKAEALHYFPLFRTWFGLHGLCKLPWNDIEPANNAEQAEPAKVPEHVHNYCEIASGVTGLEVTKEKIIEQSEKVYNFQRVFNLRRGYGRREHDWPPYRSVGPVTVEEYESRAERYDKQMLEEIGVDPAGKPVEEKIAITRKYREDRYSKLCDAVYKRRGWTTDGVPTMETITKLGIAFPEVVELVQKNGG, encoded by the coding sequence ATGAGGGCCGCCCACAAGGTCCTCCTCGAGGTGCCGTTCACCCCCAGCGAACCGTACCGCGGCTACAACATGCGCTCGCTCCACATCGACCTGACGACCCTGACGGTGACCGAGAAGAAGGTCACGCAGGAGATGGTCGACACCTTCGTCGGCGGGCGCGGCTTCGGCCTCTGGTACCTCTGGAACGCCACGACGCCGACGACGAAGTGGAACGACCCGGAGAACGAGATCGTCATCAGCCCCGGGCCGATCGCGGGGATCACGCAGTACCCCGGCACCGGCAAGTCGCTCGTCGTCGCGATCTCGCCCCTCACCGACATCCCGATCGACTGCAACGTCGGCGGCTACTACGGGCCGCTCCTGAAGTTCTGCGGCTTCGACGCCCTCGAGCTCCAGGGGAAGGCCGACCGCGAGGTCGTGATCCTCGTCGACGGGCCGCGCGGCGTCATCCGGATCGAGGAGGCCCCGCTCGAGCCGGCCGACAGCCACATCTGCTCCGAGATCTTCACGCACATGTACGCCGACGGGCCGACCGACCTCAAGAACGTCTCGGTCGTCTCGGCGGGGAAGGGCTCGGACCACAGCCTCATCGGCTGCCTGAACTTCTCCTTCTACGACGCCAAGCGCAAGGCGGCGCGCCTCAAGCAGGCGGGACGCGGCGGCGTCGGGACCGTCTTCCGCGACAAGAACCTGAAGGCGCTCGTCGTCCGCGGCCCGGTCATCAAGGCCGACCTGAACCACGTGGCGGACCGGGCGCGGATCCAGAAGGTCGGGAGCGTCATCAACAAGGAGATCCACGACCTCGACGCCGAGCAGTGCAACATGAAGCGCCAGGGGACGGCGCACCTCGTCGAGGTCATGGACGCCTACGACCTCCTCCCGGTGAAGAACTTTCAGTACGGCAACCACCCCGACACGAAGAACATCGCCTCTCCGGTATGGGACGCTCGCTTCACGCAGGGGATCCCCGACGGCTGCTGGTACGGCTGCACGATGTCGTGCTCGAAGGGAGCCGACGGCCACGTCGTGAAGACGGGCCCCTACAAGGGCGACATCGTCACGGTGGACGGGCCCGAGTACGAGAACGCCGCCGGCCTCGCGGCCAACTGCGGCATCTTCGACCCCGACTGGCTCCTCGAGGTCAACTTCTACTGCGACACCTACGGGGTCGACACGATCTCGTACGGCACGCTCTGCGCCTTCGCGATGGAGTGCTGGCAGCGCGGCATCCTGAACGCCGAGCGGACGGGCGGCCTCGACCTGAGCTGGGGGAACGCCGAGTCGCAGATGGAGATCCTCCACCAGATCGCCCGCGGCGAGGGCTTCGGCCTCATCGCCGGGCAGGGCGTCAGGAAGATGAAGCAGATCTTCGCCGAGCGCGGCTGGGGCGACATGCAGCTCATGACCGACATCGGCATGGAGGTCAAGGGGCTCGAGTACTCGCAGTACCAGTCGAAGGAGTCGCTCGCGCAGCAGGGGGGCTACGCCCTGACGAACAAGGGCCCCCAGCACGACGAGGCCTGGCTCATCTTCATGGACATGGTCAACAAGCACCTGCCGACCTTCGAGGCCAAGGCGGAGGCGCTCCACTACTTCCCGCTCTTCCGGACGTGGTTCGGCCTGCACGGCCTCTGCAAGCTCCCCTGGAACGACATCGAGCCGGCGAACAACGCCGAGCAGGCCGAGCCGGCCAAGGTGCCCGAGCACGTCCACAACTACTGCGAGATCGCCTCCGGCGTGACGGGCCTCGAGGTCACGAAGGAGAAGATCATCGAGCAGTCGGAGAAGGTCTACAACTTCCAGCGCGTCTTCAACCTCCGGCGCGGCTACGGCCGGCGCGAGCACGACTGGCCGCCGTACCGCTCCGTCGGCCCGGTGACGGTCGAGGAGTACGAGTCGCGCGCGGAGCGCTACGACAAGCAGATGCTCGAGGAGATCGGCGTCGACCCGGCCGGCAAGCCGGTCGAGGAGAAGATCGCCATCACCCGGAAGTACCGCGAGGACCGCTACTCCAAGCTCTGCGACGCGGTCTACAAGCGCCGCGGCTGGACGACGGACGGCGTCCCGACGATGGAGACGATCACGAAGCTCGGGATCGCCTTCCCCGAGGTCGTCGAGCTCGTGCAGAAGAACGGGGGCTGA
- a CDS encoding DoxX family protein, producing the protein MLERLLEPKTDAAYVLLRIVSGLLFAFHGVQKVFGVMSDFQPPIGSQLWLGGIIELVAGLAIAAGAFTSWAAFLASGTMAVAYTQFHWKLAFGAEFFPAVNKGELALLYSVLFLFVACRGGGPLSFDRGRFTKSSA; encoded by the coding sequence ATGCTGGAACGCCTCCTGGAACCGAAGACGGACGCCGCGTACGTCCTCCTCCGAATCGTCTCGGGACTCCTGTTCGCCTTCCACGGCGTCCAGAAGGTCTTCGGCGTGATGAGCGACTTCCAGCCGCCGATCGGGTCGCAGCTCTGGCTCGGCGGCATCATCGAGCTCGTTGCGGGCCTCGCCATCGCGGCAGGCGCCTTCACGAGCTGGGCCGCCTTCCTCGCGAGCGGGACCATGGCCGTCGCGTACACGCAGTTCCACTGGAAGCTCGCCTTCGGTGCGGAGTTCTTTCCGGCCGTGAACAAGGGGGAGCTGGCGCTCCTCTACTCGGTGCTCTTTCTCTTCGTCGCCTGTCGAGGAGGAGGCCCGCTGAGCTTCGACCGGGGACGCTTCACGAAGTCCTCTGCCTGA
- a CDS encoding patatin-like phospholipase family protein has translation MASHPAPDTEPAPSAVPARGLALCLSGGGFRALLFHLGALRRLNELGILPKVDTFSATSGGSILAAHLATLIAKDPAKKAAFTPEAWEEFVEAPLLALTREDLGRGFRTLGLLARNLLGPNARVEALAQRYEEILTPLKLRDLPPAPRFVFCATDFLRSVPWYFEQDRMGDRQLGWVAPPDGVTLARAVAASSCFPRSIGPLPAPLDPALLSGGAAPSGPDRDAAIRHLALGDGASHAHLGLDPVWKTHTTVLVSEAGAYPNARRKRRVFPRPDPFLTAVDSEGQEIRRRRLVSGFVGGQISGTFWSLSSAPSSYRIPFGYSKSLARDVLCTMRASLDPVTEAEAAVLLNHGYLTADAALRTHTSQLLPRLVPRLQLPDPGWTPADPDIERRVRVAFAGSGRRRWWWRIDP, from the coding sequence ATGGCCTCTCATCCGGCTCCGGACACCGAGCCCGCGCCGTCCGCCGTCCCCGCCAGGGGCCTCGCCCTGTGCCTTTCGGGCGGGGGGTTCCGGGCGCTCCTCTTCCACCTCGGAGCCCTCCGCCGCCTGAACGAGCTGGGCATCCTCCCGAAAGTCGACACCTTCTCCGCGACCTCCGGCGGCAGCATCCTGGCGGCCCACCTCGCCACCCTCATCGCGAAGGACCCGGCGAAGAAGGCCGCCTTCACTCCCGAAGCGTGGGAGGAGTTCGTGGAGGCCCCGCTTCTCGCTCTCACGCGCGAAGACCTGGGGCGCGGGTTCCGCACGCTCGGGCTCCTCGCCCGAAACCTCTTAGGGCCAAACGCGCGCGTCGAAGCCCTCGCGCAGCGGTACGAGGAGATCCTGACGCCGCTGAAGCTCCGCGACCTCCCTCCCGCCCCCCGCTTCGTCTTCTGCGCCACCGACTTCCTCAGGAGCGTTCCCTGGTACTTCGAGCAAGACCGGATGGGAGACCGCCAGCTCGGCTGGGTGGCTCCTCCCGACGGTGTCACCCTCGCGCGCGCCGTCGCGGCCTCGTCCTGCTTTCCGCGCTCCATCGGTCCCCTCCCGGCGCCGCTCGACCCCGCCCTCCTCTCGGGCGGCGCGGCGCCGTCCGGCCCGGACCGCGACGCCGCCATCCGGCACCTCGCGCTCGGTGACGGCGCGAGCCACGCGCACCTCGGCCTCGACCCCGTCTGGAAGACCCACACCACCGTCCTCGTCTCCGAAGCCGGTGCGTATCCGAACGCCCGACGGAAGAGACGCGTCTTCCCCCGCCCCGACCCGTTCCTCACCGCCGTCGACAGCGAGGGGCAGGAGATCCGCCGGCGCCGCCTCGTCTCGGGTTTCGTCGGAGGCCAGATCTCCGGCACCTTCTGGAGCCTCTCCAGCGCGCCGTCGAGCTATCGCATCCCATTCGGCTATTCGAAGAGCCTCGCCCGCGACGTCCTCTGCACCATGCGCGCGAGCCTCGACCCGGTCACGGAAGCGGAGGCCGCCGTCCTCCTCAACCACGGCTACCTCACCGCCGACGCCGCCCTCCGCACCCACACCTCCCAGCTCCTCCCCCGCCTCGTCCCCCGCCTCCAGCTCCCCGACCCGGGCTGGACCCCCGCGGACCCCGACATCGAGAGACGGGTCAGGGTCGCGTTCGCGGGGAGCGGGAGGCGGCGGTGGTGGTGGAGGATCGACCCGTGA
- a CDS encoding glycosyltransferase family 2 protein has product MNASASDRISLFFPVYRDERTIERVAAKAHRVLAELTSDYEIIVVNDGSPDRAGEIADELARQSPRVRVIHHGGNLGYGKALRTGLEAARYEWIAFTDGDDEYEVDDLRKLWRLREHYDLILTFRYAKRYGSARIFISFVYNNLLRSVFRTRYRDISCGLRLVRKEVAAELPLRSSSPFIGAEIAIKTMLKGFRVGEVGIQTFPREFGRGSSTSLANILATLRDMRLVYREVFSPGYDRPLNH; this is encoded by the coding sequence GTGAACGCGTCCGCCTCCGACAGGATCAGCCTCTTCTTCCCGGTCTACCGGGACGAGCGGACGATCGAGCGTGTCGCGGCGAAGGCGCACCGGGTCCTCGCGGAGCTGACGTCCGACTACGAGATCATCGTCGTCAACGACGGCTCGCCCGACCGGGCCGGCGAGATCGCCGACGAGCTGGCCCGCCAGAGCCCGCGTGTGAGGGTCATCCACCACGGCGGGAACCTGGGCTACGGAAAGGCCCTCCGGACCGGTCTCGAGGCGGCGCGGTACGAGTGGATCGCGTTCACCGACGGGGACGACGAGTACGAGGTGGACGATCTGCGCAAGCTCTGGCGGCTGCGCGAGCACTACGACCTGATCCTGACCTTCCGCTACGCGAAGAGGTACGGGAGCGCGCGGATCTTCATCTCGTTCGTCTACAACAACCTCCTCCGGTCGGTCTTCCGGACGCGTTACCGCGACATCAGCTGCGGCCTGCGCCTCGTCCGGAAGGAGGTGGCCGCCGAGCTCCCGCTCCGTTCGTCCAGCCCCTTCATCGGTGCGGAGATCGCGATCAAGACGATGCTCAAGGGGTTCCGCGTCGGGGAAGTGGGGATCCAGACGTTCCCGCGGGAGTTCGGCCGCGGATCCTCGACGAGCCTCGCGAACATCCTCGCCACGCTGCGCGACATGCGCCTCGTCTACCGGGAAGTCTTCTCGCCCGGGTACGACCGTCCCCTGAACCACTGA